One genomic segment of Misgurnus anguillicaudatus chromosome 25, ASM2758022v2, whole genome shotgun sequence includes these proteins:
- the pde7a gene encoding high affinity 3',5'-cyclic-AMP phosphodiesterase 7A isoform X21, whose translation MNTWPQRRGAISYDSSDQTALYIRMLDVRVRSQVGFEPERRSSHPYLAIDFRTLHSRAESAGSIPARRIRRLFSFQRHVLSSRLLRGTSQHNPLYILDEDYCGQARCMLEKVGSWNFNIFLFDRLTNGNSLVFLTFHLLNQYGLIELFQLDMVKLRRFLVLVQEDYHNQNPYHNAVHAADVTQAMHCYLKEPKLAQSLTSCDILLGLLAAATHDLDHPGVNQPFLIKTNHYLAALYRNTSVLENHHWRSAVGLLRETELFSHLPVEDSLSIERQLGSLILATDISRQNDYLSRFRTHLDKNDLCLGNASHRHFVLQMALKCADICNPCRPWELSKQWSEKVTEEFFHQGDIEKKHKLEVSPLCDNEANTIASVQIGFMTYVVEPLFAEWARFSDTWLSQTMLGHLGLNKASWSATEPEASGSSEEGESEPARATEKPGSRALSQGGQES comes from the exons AGACGCGGCGCAATTTCCTATGACAGCTCTGATCAGACCGCTCTGTACATTCGCATGCTAG ATGTGAGAGTGAGAAGTCAGGTAGGCTTTGAACCGGAACGAAGAAGCTCGCACCCGTACCTGGCCATCGATTTCCGCACTTTGCACT CTCGTGCTGAGTCAGCAGGGTCGATCCCAGCTCGGAGAATCCGGAGGCTTTTTAGTTTCCAGCGACACGTGCTTTCGTCTCGCCTGCTACGAGGAACGTCACAACACAACCCACTTTACATCCTGGATGAGGACTACTGTGGCCAGGCCAGG tgtatgcttGAAAAGGTTGGAAGCTGGAATTTCAACATATTCCTTTTTGATAGACTTACAAATG gaaacagtCTCGTCTTTTTGACATTTCATCTGCTGAACCAGTATGGCCTCATCGAGCTCTTCCAGTTGGACATGGTTAAACTGCGTCGGTTTTTGG TTCTGGTACAAGAAGACTACCACAACCAGAACCCCTATCACAATGCAGTCCATGCTGCCGATGTGACCCAAGCCATGCACTGTTACCTGAAAGAACCCAAA CTTGCGCAGTCCCTCACGTCATGTGACATCCTCTTAGGGTTGCTGGCAGCAGCCACACACGATCTGGACCATCCTGGAGTCAACCAGCCTTTCCTCATCAAAACCAACCATTACCTTGCAGCTTTGTACCGG AATACCTCAGTTCTGGAAAACCATCATTGGAGGTCTGCAGTGGGTTTGCTTAGAGAAACCGAACTGTTTTCTCATCTTCCGGTGGAGGATAG TCTGAGTATTGAGAGGCAGCTGGGATCACTGATTTTGGCCACGGATATCAGCAGACAGAACGACTACCTGTCCAGATTCAGGACTCACCTGGATAAGAACGACCTGTGTTTAGGAAACGCTTCTCATCGGCATTTCGTTCTGCAGATGG CCTTGAAGTGCGCAGATATCTGTAACCCATGTAGACCGTGGGAGCTCAGCAAACAGTGGAGTGAGAAGGTTACAGAGGAATTCTTCCACCAAG GTGACATTGAAAAAAAGCATAAACTTGAAGTCAGTCCACTGTGTGATAATGAAGCAAACACCATAGCCAGTGTTCAAATCG GTTTCATGACCTACGTGGTGGAGCCTCTTTTCGCCGAGTGGGCGCGTTTTTCAGACACGTGGCTCTCTCAAACCATGCTCGGCCATTTGGGTCTGAACAAAGCCAGCTGGAGCGCCACGGAGCCCGAGGCGTCAGGAAGCTCAGAGGAGGGGGAATCCGAGCCGGCCCGAGCCACCGAAAAGCCCGGTTCCAGAGCCTTATCTCAGGGAGGCCAAGAGTCATGA
- the pde7a gene encoding high affinity 3',5'-cyclic-AMP phosphodiesterase 7A isoform X9 — protein MGIALFWSVIAIFVRWIFSKRRGAISYDSSDQTALYIRMLAVTNKIKTSFVFTPGACVIFKQLFSRDVRVRSQVGFEPERRSSHPYLAIDFRTLHSRAESAGSIPARRIRRLFSFQRHVLSSRLLRGTSQHNPLYILDEDYCGQARCMLEKVGSWNFNIFLFDRLTNGNSLVFLTFHLLNQYGLIELFQLDMVKLRRFLVLVQEDYHNQNPYHNAVHAADVTQAMHCYLKEPKLAQSLTSCDILLGLLAAATHDLDHPGVNQPFLIKTNHYLAALYRNTSVLENHHWRSAVGLLRETELFSHLPVEDSLSIERQLGSLILATDISRQNDYLSRFRTHLDKNDLCLGNASHRHFVLQMALKCADICNPCRPWELSKQWSEKVTEEFFHQGDIEKKHKLEVSPLCDNEANTIASVQIGFMTYVVEPLFAEWARFSDTWLSQTMLGHLGLNKASWSATEPEASGSSEEGESEPARATEKPGSRALSQGGQES, from the exons AGACGCGGCGCAATTTCCTATGACAGCTCTGATCAGACCGCTCTGTACATTCGCATGCTAG CTGTGACAAACAAAATCAAAACCTCATTCGTGTTTACACCAG GGGCTTGTGTAATATTCAAACAGCTGTTTTCAA GAGATGTGAGAGTGAGAAGTCAGGTAGGCTTTGAACCGGAACGAAGAAGCTCGCACCCGTACCTGGCCATCGATTTCCGCACTTTGCACT CTCGTGCTGAGTCAGCAGGGTCGATCCCAGCTCGGAGAATCCGGAGGCTTTTTAGTTTCCAGCGACACGTGCTTTCGTCTCGCCTGCTACGAGGAACGTCACAACACAACCCACTTTACATCCTGGATGAGGACTACTGTGGCCAGGCCAGG tgtatgcttGAAAAGGTTGGAAGCTGGAATTTCAACATATTCCTTTTTGATAGACTTACAAATG gaaacagtCTCGTCTTTTTGACATTTCATCTGCTGAACCAGTATGGCCTCATCGAGCTCTTCCAGTTGGACATGGTTAAACTGCGTCGGTTTTTGG TTCTGGTACAAGAAGACTACCACAACCAGAACCCCTATCACAATGCAGTCCATGCTGCCGATGTGACCCAAGCCATGCACTGTTACCTGAAAGAACCCAAA CTTGCGCAGTCCCTCACGTCATGTGACATCCTCTTAGGGTTGCTGGCAGCAGCCACACACGATCTGGACCATCCTGGAGTCAACCAGCCTTTCCTCATCAAAACCAACCATTACCTTGCAGCTTTGTACCGG AATACCTCAGTTCTGGAAAACCATCATTGGAGGTCTGCAGTGGGTTTGCTTAGAGAAACCGAACTGTTTTCTCATCTTCCGGTGGAGGATAG TCTGAGTATTGAGAGGCAGCTGGGATCACTGATTTTGGCCACGGATATCAGCAGACAGAACGACTACCTGTCCAGATTCAGGACTCACCTGGATAAGAACGACCTGTGTTTAGGAAACGCTTCTCATCGGCATTTCGTTCTGCAGATGG CCTTGAAGTGCGCAGATATCTGTAACCCATGTAGACCGTGGGAGCTCAGCAAACAGTGGAGTGAGAAGGTTACAGAGGAATTCTTCCACCAAG GTGACATTGAAAAAAAGCATAAACTTGAAGTCAGTCCACTGTGTGATAATGAAGCAAACACCATAGCCAGTGTTCAAATCG GTTTCATGACCTACGTGGTGGAGCCTCTTTTCGCCGAGTGGGCGCGTTTTTCAGACACGTGGCTCTCTCAAACCATGCTCGGCCATTTGGGTCTGAACAAAGCCAGCTGGAGCGCCACGGAGCCCGAGGCGTCAGGAAGCTCAGAGGAGGGGGAATCCGAGCCGGCCCGAGCCACCGAAAAGCCCGGTTCCAGAGCCTTATCTCAGGGAGGCCAAGAGTCATGA
- the pde7a gene encoding high affinity 3',5'-cyclic-AMP phosphodiesterase 7A isoform X2: protein MELCYQLPVLPLDRPVPKHVLSRRGAISFSSSSSLFGAPDPRQLSQRRGAISYDSSDQTALYIRMLAVTNKIKTSFVFTPGACVIFKQLFSNVRVRSQVGFEPERRSSHPYLAIDFRTLHSRAESAGSIPARRIRRLFSFQRHVLSSRLLRGTSQHNPLYILDEDYCGQARCMLEKVGSWNFNIFLFDRLTNGNSLVFLTFHLLNQYGLIELFQLDMVKLRRFLVLVQEDYHNQNPYHNAVHAADVTQAMHCYLKEPKLAQSLTSCDILLGLLAAATHDLDHPGVNQPFLIKTNHYLAALYRNTSVLENHHWRSAVGLLRETELFSHLPVEDSLSIERQLGSLILATDISRQNDYLSRFRTHLDKNDLCLGNASHRHFVLQMALKCADICNPCRPWELSKQWSEKVTEEFFHQGDIEKKHKLEVSPLCDNEANTIASVQIGFMTYVVEPLFAEWARFSDTWLSQTMLGHLGLNKASWSATEPEASGSSEEGESEPARATEKPGSRALSQGGQES from the exons AGACGCGGCGCAATTTCCTATGACAGCTCTGATCAGACCGCTCTGTACATTCGCATGCTAG CTGTGACAAACAAAATCAAAACCTCATTCGTGTTTACACCAG GGGCTTGTGTAATATTCAAACAGCTGTTTTCAA ATGTGAGAGTGAGAAGTCAGGTAGGCTTTGAACCGGAACGAAGAAGCTCGCACCCGTACCTGGCCATCGATTTCCGCACTTTGCACT CTCGTGCTGAGTCAGCAGGGTCGATCCCAGCTCGGAGAATCCGGAGGCTTTTTAGTTTCCAGCGACACGTGCTTTCGTCTCGCCTGCTACGAGGAACGTCACAACACAACCCACTTTACATCCTGGATGAGGACTACTGTGGCCAGGCCAGG tgtatgcttGAAAAGGTTGGAAGCTGGAATTTCAACATATTCCTTTTTGATAGACTTACAAATG gaaacagtCTCGTCTTTTTGACATTTCATCTGCTGAACCAGTATGGCCTCATCGAGCTCTTCCAGTTGGACATGGTTAAACTGCGTCGGTTTTTGG TTCTGGTACAAGAAGACTACCACAACCAGAACCCCTATCACAATGCAGTCCATGCTGCCGATGTGACCCAAGCCATGCACTGTTACCTGAAAGAACCCAAA CTTGCGCAGTCCCTCACGTCATGTGACATCCTCTTAGGGTTGCTGGCAGCAGCCACACACGATCTGGACCATCCTGGAGTCAACCAGCCTTTCCTCATCAAAACCAACCATTACCTTGCAGCTTTGTACCGG AATACCTCAGTTCTGGAAAACCATCATTGGAGGTCTGCAGTGGGTTTGCTTAGAGAAACCGAACTGTTTTCTCATCTTCCGGTGGAGGATAG TCTGAGTATTGAGAGGCAGCTGGGATCACTGATTTTGGCCACGGATATCAGCAGACAGAACGACTACCTGTCCAGATTCAGGACTCACCTGGATAAGAACGACCTGTGTTTAGGAAACGCTTCTCATCGGCATTTCGTTCTGCAGATGG CCTTGAAGTGCGCAGATATCTGTAACCCATGTAGACCGTGGGAGCTCAGCAAACAGTGGAGTGAGAAGGTTACAGAGGAATTCTTCCACCAAG GTGACATTGAAAAAAAGCATAAACTTGAAGTCAGTCCACTGTGTGATAATGAAGCAAACACCATAGCCAGTGTTCAAATCG GTTTCATGACCTACGTGGTGGAGCCTCTTTTCGCCGAGTGGGCGCGTTTTTCAGACACGTGGCTCTCTCAAACCATGCTCGGCCATTTGGGTCTGAACAAAGCCAGCTGGAGCGCCACGGAGCCCGAGGCGTCAGGAAGCTCAGAGGAGGGGGAATCCGAGCCGGCCCGAGCCACCGAAAAGCCCGGTTCCAGAGCCTTATCTCAGGGAGGCCAAGAGTCATGA
- the pde7a gene encoding high affinity 3',5'-cyclic-AMP phosphodiesterase 7A isoform X19 encodes MNTWPQRRGAISYDSSDQTALYIRMLGACVIFKQLFSNVRVRSQVGFEPERRSSHPYLAIDFRTLHSRAESAGSIPARRIRRLFSFQRHVLSSRLLRGTSQHNPLYILDEDYCGQARCMLEKVGSWNFNIFLFDRLTNGNSLVFLTFHLLNQYGLIELFQLDMVKLRRFLVLVQEDYHNQNPYHNAVHAADVTQAMHCYLKEPKLAQSLTSCDILLGLLAAATHDLDHPGVNQPFLIKTNHYLAALYRNTSVLENHHWRSAVGLLRETELFSHLPVEDSLSIERQLGSLILATDISRQNDYLSRFRTHLDKNDLCLGNASHRHFVLQMALKCADICNPCRPWELSKQWSEKVTEEFFHQGDIEKKHKLEVSPLCDNEANTIASVQIGFMTYVVEPLFAEWARFSDTWLSQTMLGHLGLNKASWSATEPEASGSSEEGESEPARATEKPGSRALSQGGQES; translated from the exons AGACGCGGCGCAATTTCCTATGACAGCTCTGATCAGACCGCTCTGTACATTCGCATGCTAG GGGCTTGTGTAATATTCAAACAGCTGTTTTCAA ATGTGAGAGTGAGAAGTCAGGTAGGCTTTGAACCGGAACGAAGAAGCTCGCACCCGTACCTGGCCATCGATTTCCGCACTTTGCACT CTCGTGCTGAGTCAGCAGGGTCGATCCCAGCTCGGAGAATCCGGAGGCTTTTTAGTTTCCAGCGACACGTGCTTTCGTCTCGCCTGCTACGAGGAACGTCACAACACAACCCACTTTACATCCTGGATGAGGACTACTGTGGCCAGGCCAGG tgtatgcttGAAAAGGTTGGAAGCTGGAATTTCAACATATTCCTTTTTGATAGACTTACAAATG gaaacagtCTCGTCTTTTTGACATTTCATCTGCTGAACCAGTATGGCCTCATCGAGCTCTTCCAGTTGGACATGGTTAAACTGCGTCGGTTTTTGG TTCTGGTACAAGAAGACTACCACAACCAGAACCCCTATCACAATGCAGTCCATGCTGCCGATGTGACCCAAGCCATGCACTGTTACCTGAAAGAACCCAAA CTTGCGCAGTCCCTCACGTCATGTGACATCCTCTTAGGGTTGCTGGCAGCAGCCACACACGATCTGGACCATCCTGGAGTCAACCAGCCTTTCCTCATCAAAACCAACCATTACCTTGCAGCTTTGTACCGG AATACCTCAGTTCTGGAAAACCATCATTGGAGGTCTGCAGTGGGTTTGCTTAGAGAAACCGAACTGTTTTCTCATCTTCCGGTGGAGGATAG TCTGAGTATTGAGAGGCAGCTGGGATCACTGATTTTGGCCACGGATATCAGCAGACAGAACGACTACCTGTCCAGATTCAGGACTCACCTGGATAAGAACGACCTGTGTTTAGGAAACGCTTCTCATCGGCATTTCGTTCTGCAGATGG CCTTGAAGTGCGCAGATATCTGTAACCCATGTAGACCGTGGGAGCTCAGCAAACAGTGGAGTGAGAAGGTTACAGAGGAATTCTTCCACCAAG GTGACATTGAAAAAAAGCATAAACTTGAAGTCAGTCCACTGTGTGATAATGAAGCAAACACCATAGCCAGTGTTCAAATCG GTTTCATGACCTACGTGGTGGAGCCTCTTTTCGCCGAGTGGGCGCGTTTTTCAGACACGTGGCTCTCTCAAACCATGCTCGGCCATTTGGGTCTGAACAAAGCCAGCTGGAGCGCCACGGAGCCCGAGGCGTCAGGAAGCTCAGAGGAGGGGGAATCCGAGCCGGCCCGAGCCACCGAAAAGCCCGGTTCCAGAGCCTTATCTCAGGGAGGCCAAGAGTCATGA
- the pde7a gene encoding high affinity 3',5'-cyclic-AMP phosphodiesterase 7A isoform X17: MNTWPQRRGAISYDSSDQTALYIRMLAVTNKIKTSFVFTPDVRVRSQVGFEPERRSSHPYLAIDFRTLHSRAESAGSIPARRIRRLFSFQRHVLSSRLLRGTSQHNPLYILDEDYCGQARCMLEKVGSWNFNIFLFDRLTNGNSLVFLTFHLLNQYGLIELFQLDMVKLRRFLVLVQEDYHNQNPYHNAVHAADVTQAMHCYLKEPKLAQSLTSCDILLGLLAAATHDLDHPGVNQPFLIKTNHYLAALYRNTSVLENHHWRSAVGLLRETELFSHLPVEDSLSIERQLGSLILATDISRQNDYLSRFRTHLDKNDLCLGNASHRHFVLQMALKCADICNPCRPWELSKQWSEKVTEEFFHQGDIEKKHKLEVSPLCDNEANTIASVQIGFMTYVVEPLFAEWARFSDTWLSQTMLGHLGLNKASWSATEPEASGSSEEGESEPARATEKPGSRALSQGGQES; the protein is encoded by the exons AGACGCGGCGCAATTTCCTATGACAGCTCTGATCAGACCGCTCTGTACATTCGCATGCTAG CTGTGACAAACAAAATCAAAACCTCATTCGTGTTTACACCAG ATGTGAGAGTGAGAAGTCAGGTAGGCTTTGAACCGGAACGAAGAAGCTCGCACCCGTACCTGGCCATCGATTTCCGCACTTTGCACT CTCGTGCTGAGTCAGCAGGGTCGATCCCAGCTCGGAGAATCCGGAGGCTTTTTAGTTTCCAGCGACACGTGCTTTCGTCTCGCCTGCTACGAGGAACGTCACAACACAACCCACTTTACATCCTGGATGAGGACTACTGTGGCCAGGCCAGG tgtatgcttGAAAAGGTTGGAAGCTGGAATTTCAACATATTCCTTTTTGATAGACTTACAAATG gaaacagtCTCGTCTTTTTGACATTTCATCTGCTGAACCAGTATGGCCTCATCGAGCTCTTCCAGTTGGACATGGTTAAACTGCGTCGGTTTTTGG TTCTGGTACAAGAAGACTACCACAACCAGAACCCCTATCACAATGCAGTCCATGCTGCCGATGTGACCCAAGCCATGCACTGTTACCTGAAAGAACCCAAA CTTGCGCAGTCCCTCACGTCATGTGACATCCTCTTAGGGTTGCTGGCAGCAGCCACACACGATCTGGACCATCCTGGAGTCAACCAGCCTTTCCTCATCAAAACCAACCATTACCTTGCAGCTTTGTACCGG AATACCTCAGTTCTGGAAAACCATCATTGGAGGTCTGCAGTGGGTTTGCTTAGAGAAACCGAACTGTTTTCTCATCTTCCGGTGGAGGATAG TCTGAGTATTGAGAGGCAGCTGGGATCACTGATTTTGGCCACGGATATCAGCAGACAGAACGACTACCTGTCCAGATTCAGGACTCACCTGGATAAGAACGACCTGTGTTTAGGAAACGCTTCTCATCGGCATTTCGTTCTGCAGATGG CCTTGAAGTGCGCAGATATCTGTAACCCATGTAGACCGTGGGAGCTCAGCAAACAGTGGAGTGAGAAGGTTACAGAGGAATTCTTCCACCAAG GTGACATTGAAAAAAAGCATAAACTTGAAGTCAGTCCACTGTGTGATAATGAAGCAAACACCATAGCCAGTGTTCAAATCG GTTTCATGACCTACGTGGTGGAGCCTCTTTTCGCCGAGTGGGCGCGTTTTTCAGACACGTGGCTCTCTCAAACCATGCTCGGCCATTTGGGTCTGAACAAAGCCAGCTGGAGCGCCACGGAGCCCGAGGCGTCAGGAAGCTCAGAGGAGGGGGAATCCGAGCCGGCCCGAGCCACCGAAAAGCCCGGTTCCAGAGCCTTATCTCAGGGAGGCCAAGAGTCATGA
- the pde7a gene encoding high affinity 3',5'-cyclic-AMP phosphodiesterase 7A isoform X22: protein MLAVTNKIKTSFVFTPGDVRVRSQVGFEPERRSSHPYLAIDFRTLHSRAESAGSIPARRIRRLFSFQRHVLSSRLLRGTSQHNPLYILDEDYCGQARCMLEKVGSWNFNIFLFDRLTNGNSLVFLTFHLLNQYGLIELFQLDMVKLRRFLVLVQEDYHNQNPYHNAVHAADVTQAMHCYLKEPKLAQSLTSCDILLGLLAAATHDLDHPGVNQPFLIKTNHYLAALYRNTSVLENHHWRSAVGLLRETELFSHLPVEDSLSIERQLGSLILATDISRQNDYLSRFRTHLDKNDLCLGNASHRHFVLQMALKCADICNPCRPWELSKQWSEKVTEEFFHQGDIEKKHKLEVSPLCDNEANTIASVQIGFMTYVVEPLFAEWARFSDTWLSQTMLGHLGLNKASWSATEPEASGSSEEGESEPARATEKPGSRALSQGGQES, encoded by the exons ATGCTAG CTGTGACAAACAAAATCAAAACCTCATTCGTGTTTACACCAG GAGATGTGAGAGTGAGAAGTCAGGTAGGCTTTGAACCGGAACGAAGAAGCTCGCACCCGTACCTGGCCATCGATTTCCGCACTTTGCACT CTCGTGCTGAGTCAGCAGGGTCGATCCCAGCTCGGAGAATCCGGAGGCTTTTTAGTTTCCAGCGACACGTGCTTTCGTCTCGCCTGCTACGAGGAACGTCACAACACAACCCACTTTACATCCTGGATGAGGACTACTGTGGCCAGGCCAGG tgtatgcttGAAAAGGTTGGAAGCTGGAATTTCAACATATTCCTTTTTGATAGACTTACAAATG gaaacagtCTCGTCTTTTTGACATTTCATCTGCTGAACCAGTATGGCCTCATCGAGCTCTTCCAGTTGGACATGGTTAAACTGCGTCGGTTTTTGG TTCTGGTACAAGAAGACTACCACAACCAGAACCCCTATCACAATGCAGTCCATGCTGCCGATGTGACCCAAGCCATGCACTGTTACCTGAAAGAACCCAAA CTTGCGCAGTCCCTCACGTCATGTGACATCCTCTTAGGGTTGCTGGCAGCAGCCACACACGATCTGGACCATCCTGGAGTCAACCAGCCTTTCCTCATCAAAACCAACCATTACCTTGCAGCTTTGTACCGG AATACCTCAGTTCTGGAAAACCATCATTGGAGGTCTGCAGTGGGTTTGCTTAGAGAAACCGAACTGTTTTCTCATCTTCCGGTGGAGGATAG TCTGAGTATTGAGAGGCAGCTGGGATCACTGATTTTGGCCACGGATATCAGCAGACAGAACGACTACCTGTCCAGATTCAGGACTCACCTGGATAAGAACGACCTGTGTTTAGGAAACGCTTCTCATCGGCATTTCGTTCTGCAGATGG CCTTGAAGTGCGCAGATATCTGTAACCCATGTAGACCGTGGGAGCTCAGCAAACAGTGGAGTGAGAAGGTTACAGAGGAATTCTTCCACCAAG GTGACATTGAAAAAAAGCATAAACTTGAAGTCAGTCCACTGTGTGATAATGAAGCAAACACCATAGCCAGTGTTCAAATCG GTTTCATGACCTACGTGGTGGAGCCTCTTTTCGCCGAGTGGGCGCGTTTTTCAGACACGTGGCTCTCTCAAACCATGCTCGGCCATTTGGGTCTGAACAAAGCCAGCTGGAGCGCCACGGAGCCCGAGGCGTCAGGAAGCTCAGAGGAGGGGGAATCCGAGCCGGCCCGAGCCACCGAAAAGCCCGGTTCCAGAGCCTTATCTCAGGGAGGCCAAGAGTCATGA
- the pde7a gene encoding high affinity 3',5'-cyclic-AMP phosphodiesterase 7A isoform X12 has translation MNTWPQRRGAISYDSSDQTALYIRMLAVTNKIKTSFVFTPGACVIFKQLFSRDVRVRSQVGFEPERRSSHPYLAIDFRTLHSRAESAGSIPARRIRRLFSFQRHVLSSRLLRGTSQHNPLYILDEDYCGQARCMLEKVGSWNFNIFLFDRLTNGNSLVFLTFHLLNQYGLIELFQLDMVKLRRFLVLVQEDYHNQNPYHNAVHAADVTQAMHCYLKEPKLAQSLTSCDILLGLLAAATHDLDHPGVNQPFLIKTNHYLAALYRNTSVLENHHWRSAVGLLRETELFSHLPVEDSLSIERQLGSLILATDISRQNDYLSRFRTHLDKNDLCLGNASHRHFVLQMALKCADICNPCRPWELSKQWSEKVTEEFFHQGDIEKKHKLEVSPLCDNEANTIASVQIGFMTYVVEPLFAEWARFSDTWLSQTMLGHLGLNKASWSATEPEASGSSEEGESEPARATEKPGSRALSQGGQES, from the exons AGACGCGGCGCAATTTCCTATGACAGCTCTGATCAGACCGCTCTGTACATTCGCATGCTAG CTGTGACAAACAAAATCAAAACCTCATTCGTGTTTACACCAG GGGCTTGTGTAATATTCAAACAGCTGTTTTCAA GAGATGTGAGAGTGAGAAGTCAGGTAGGCTTTGAACCGGAACGAAGAAGCTCGCACCCGTACCTGGCCATCGATTTCCGCACTTTGCACT CTCGTGCTGAGTCAGCAGGGTCGATCCCAGCTCGGAGAATCCGGAGGCTTTTTAGTTTCCAGCGACACGTGCTTTCGTCTCGCCTGCTACGAGGAACGTCACAACACAACCCACTTTACATCCTGGATGAGGACTACTGTGGCCAGGCCAGG tgtatgcttGAAAAGGTTGGAAGCTGGAATTTCAACATATTCCTTTTTGATAGACTTACAAATG gaaacagtCTCGTCTTTTTGACATTTCATCTGCTGAACCAGTATGGCCTCATCGAGCTCTTCCAGTTGGACATGGTTAAACTGCGTCGGTTTTTGG TTCTGGTACAAGAAGACTACCACAACCAGAACCCCTATCACAATGCAGTCCATGCTGCCGATGTGACCCAAGCCATGCACTGTTACCTGAAAGAACCCAAA CTTGCGCAGTCCCTCACGTCATGTGACATCCTCTTAGGGTTGCTGGCAGCAGCCACACACGATCTGGACCATCCTGGAGTCAACCAGCCTTTCCTCATCAAAACCAACCATTACCTTGCAGCTTTGTACCGG AATACCTCAGTTCTGGAAAACCATCATTGGAGGTCTGCAGTGGGTTTGCTTAGAGAAACCGAACTGTTTTCTCATCTTCCGGTGGAGGATAG TCTGAGTATTGAGAGGCAGCTGGGATCACTGATTTTGGCCACGGATATCAGCAGACAGAACGACTACCTGTCCAGATTCAGGACTCACCTGGATAAGAACGACCTGTGTTTAGGAAACGCTTCTCATCGGCATTTCGTTCTGCAGATGG CCTTGAAGTGCGCAGATATCTGTAACCCATGTAGACCGTGGGAGCTCAGCAAACAGTGGAGTGAGAAGGTTACAGAGGAATTCTTCCACCAAG GTGACATTGAAAAAAAGCATAAACTTGAAGTCAGTCCACTGTGTGATAATGAAGCAAACACCATAGCCAGTGTTCAAATCG GTTTCATGACCTACGTGGTGGAGCCTCTTTTCGCCGAGTGGGCGCGTTTTTCAGACACGTGGCTCTCTCAAACCATGCTCGGCCATTTGGGTCTGAACAAAGCCAGCTGGAGCGCCACGGAGCCCGAGGCGTCAGGAAGCTCAGAGGAGGGGGAATCCGAGCCGGCCCGAGCCACCGAAAAGCCCGGTTCCAGAGCCTTATCTCAGGGAGGCCAAGAGTCATGA